A stretch of the Rhizobium sullae genome encodes the following:
- a CDS encoding helix-turn-helix transcriptional regulator: MSVAGHANYLQNLSSRASEHSTFAFSDGQFDVARRGYTDLVEGSILSTSHLVMGTLEGGAARHRYVTDCGYRYDGIDAPGSVSILPANSQRRLRLEAVSWRWAGIAISPGRFRDLTDGAKIRAFSTRDDRFLAALLSELAWHQNQDGHLDPAYLDGMLMALAQHLKIRYGPGNRPAAQRPLKLPPWMLRRIADYIEAQLPGEIRVATLARLIDLSDGHFHRAFRASTGRTPLQFINELRVQRAVQMLARHPTNIAELAFSVGFSSPTHFARVFRRVVGCLPSEYRSH; the protein is encoded by the coding sequence ATGAGTGTCGCCGGACATGCCAACTACCTTCAGAATCTCAGTTCTCGCGCCAGCGAACACAGCACCTTTGCCTTTTCGGATGGACAATTCGATGTGGCGCGTCGGGGCTATACTGATCTTGTAGAGGGCTCGATCCTTTCGACCAGCCACCTTGTTATGGGCACCTTGGAAGGCGGTGCCGCTCGCCACCGCTACGTGACCGATTGCGGATACCGCTACGATGGCATCGATGCGCCCGGCTCCGTCTCCATCTTGCCGGCAAATTCCCAGCGTCGCCTCAGGCTTGAAGCCGTGTCATGGCGCTGGGCAGGTATCGCGATCTCGCCCGGCCGGTTCCGAGACTTGACTGACGGCGCCAAAATTCGCGCGTTCAGCACTAGGGATGACCGGTTTTTGGCCGCTTTGCTGAGCGAACTCGCTTGGCACCAAAACCAGGATGGTCATCTTGATCCCGCATACCTCGATGGGATGTTGATGGCGCTCGCCCAGCATCTGAAGATCCGCTACGGACCGGGAAACCGGCCGGCTGCGCAGCGCCCCCTGAAGCTGCCACCATGGATGCTCCGCCGCATCGCCGACTACATTGAGGCTCAGTTGCCTGGAGAAATCCGCGTCGCGACATTAGCGAGGTTGATTGACCTATCGGACGGTCACTTTCATCGCGCCTTCCGCGCATCAACCGGACGAACTCCTCTTCAATTCATAAACGAGTTGCGGGTGCAGAGGGCTGTTCAAATGCTCGCGCGACACCCGACCAATATTGCAGAACTCGCGTTTTCG
- a CDS encoding LysR family transcriptional regulator: MDYKLMQSFVAVAEELHFGRAAARLHISQPPLTKQIQQLEQFMGVRLLERTKRKVELTPAGRVFLDEARAVLHQTEQAVELARKADRGETGHLAVGFIDAAIYSVVPSVVRRFTERYPEVELSLTDLRIPNQVRAVVERQLDIGFIHPPVVHKALKVESILVEPLIVALPETHRLASEAEVPLADLASEALIQFPRSINPSLYDEIIGLCRSSGFSPRIVREATPKQTIIGLVSVGLGVSLLPACLQNLRRSGVVYRPIQGRSLSIDTSIIYRREQPSSVLKAFLEIVRETL; encoded by the coding sequence ATGGACTACAAGCTGATGCAGTCCTTCGTGGCTGTTGCGGAAGAGCTGCATTTCGGGCGTGCTGCGGCGCGCCTGCATATCTCGCAGCCGCCTCTGACAAAGCAGATCCAGCAACTGGAACAGTTCATGGGTGTGCGCCTGCTGGAGCGCACCAAACGTAAGGTCGAGCTGACTCCGGCGGGGCGCGTGTTCCTTGATGAAGCGAGGGCCGTGCTTCATCAGACAGAGCAAGCGGTGGAGCTTGCACGCAAAGCCGATCGCGGCGAAACCGGCCATCTGGCCGTCGGGTTCATCGACGCGGCTATCTACAGCGTGGTGCCTTCTGTCGTTCGGCGCTTCACCGAGCGCTATCCTGAGGTCGAGTTGAGCCTGACCGATCTGCGCATTCCCAATCAGGTCAGGGCCGTGGTCGAACGCCAGCTCGATATAGGTTTTATTCATCCTCCCGTCGTTCACAAGGCATTGAAGGTCGAAAGCATACTGGTCGAACCGCTGATCGTGGCCCTGCCGGAAACGCATCGGCTGGCCTCCGAAGCAGAGGTCCCGCTAGCCGACCTGGCCTCCGAAGCGCTGATTCAATTCCCACGCAGCATCAATCCGTCCCTCTATGACGAGATCATCGGGCTGTGCCGTTCATCCGGCTTCAGCCCGAGGATCGTGCGCGAAGCAACGCCCAAGCAGACGATCATCGGACTTGTATCGGTCGGGCTGGGCGTCTCGCTGCTACCCGCCTGCCTGCAAAACCTGCGCCGGAGCGGCGTCGTCTATCGCCCTATTCAGGGCCGAAGCTTGTCTATCGACACGTCGATCATCTACCGGCGTGAACAGCCCTCGTCGGTGCTGAAGGCTTTCCTCGAAATCGTGCGCGAGACGTTGTGA
- a CDS encoding LVIVD repeat-containing protein produces the protein MLKAPLVATIAAASQSSLACEALDQPIPAASPAPVGAFAHNVEAVGYTDLEHRPAFKMAIRHVGGRWYLYTGHFWHSGWSIVDVTDPAKPEVVKFMPYPNTNTWTLQMDLSGDTMVTALERPFANFGGDPAAPFDEGVLIWDIADPINPKQLGHYQTGGSGTHRNLYPGGRYVHLAAGMPGYKGNIYVILDISDRANPREAGRWWVPGQHEAGGEAIGSTDSVAESGEATDHYRLQLRAQCMCGAFCASAGEDVSLHGPPYVVGDHAYLPYGAAGIVVLDIRNVSQPRRIGGLSFSPPFHSRFGVHGVLPIQERGIAFANSENVTYGRGPMHHASIIDISDPNEPFLLSLLPEPIPPEGASYTDFTTRGGWRGPHNINHHQHHPDVQKQGDLFYIAHFNAGLRVYDVSNTRLPREVGYFIPPEPNRRYGPMPEDKLVVQTEDVVVDRRGFIYISDKNQGLWILRYTGPQPGTDRT, from the coding sequence ATGCTGAAGGCGCCCCTAGTTGCAACGATTGCCGCGGCGTCTCAGTCAAGTCTTGCCTGCGAGGCGCTTGACCAGCCCATTCCTGCTGCCTCGCCAGCGCCCGTTGGCGCATTTGCCCACAATGTCGAAGCGGTGGGCTATACCGATTTGGAACATCGTCCAGCCTTCAAGATGGCGATCAGGCATGTTGGCGGACGCTGGTATCTTTACACCGGTCACTTCTGGCACTCGGGCTGGAGCATCGTCGATGTGACCGATCCGGCTAAGCCCGAGGTCGTCAAGTTCATGCCTTATCCCAATACGAATACTTGGACTCTGCAGATGGACTTGTCCGGCGACACAATGGTGACCGCTCTTGAGAGACCCTTTGCAAATTTCGGGGGTGACCCCGCCGCGCCTTTCGATGAAGGCGTTCTGATCTGGGATATCGCTGATCCCATCAATCCGAAACAACTCGGTCACTACCAGACCGGCGGTAGTGGCACGCATCGCAATCTCTATCCCGGCGGGCGTTATGTCCACCTTGCTGCTGGCATGCCTGGGTACAAGGGCAACATCTACGTCATCCTCGATATTTCGGATCGCGCGAATCCCCGCGAAGCCGGACGCTGGTGGGTTCCAGGCCAGCACGAGGCGGGAGGCGAGGCAATCGGATCGACGGACTCCGTCGCTGAATCCGGTGAGGCGACTGACCACTATCGGTTGCAGCTTCGAGCGCAATGCATGTGCGGCGCTTTCTGTGCGAGTGCGGGCGAAGACGTGTCGCTGCACGGCCCTCCCTATGTCGTGGGAGATCATGCCTATTTGCCTTATGGCGCGGCGGGCATTGTCGTGCTTGACATCAGAAACGTCTCGCAGCCGAGGCGGATCGGCGGTCTGAGCTTCAGCCCGCCCTTCCACTCGCGCTTCGGCGTGCACGGCGTGCTGCCGATCCAAGAACGTGGTATCGCTTTCGCCAACTCGGAGAACGTCACCTACGGACGCGGCCCGATGCACCACGCGTCGATCATCGATATCTCCGATCCGAATGAACCATTCCTGCTGTCGCTTCTGCCCGAGCCCATACCGCCCGAAGGAGCTTCCTATACCGACTTCACGACTCGTGGCGGCTGGCGCGGGCCGCACAACATCAATCATCACCAGCATCACCCCGACGTGCAGAAACAGGGCGATCTCTTTTACATCGCACATTTCAATGCGGGGCTGAGGGTCTACGACGTCTCAAATACTCGGCTTCCTCGCGAGGTCGGCTACTTCATTCCGCCGGAGCCAAACCGACGCTACGGCCCCATGCCGGAAGATAAGCTGGTTGTTCAGACCGAGGACGTGGTCGTGGATCGGCGCGGCTTCATTTATATAAGTGACAAGAACCAGGGGCTCTGGATACTCCGCTATACCGGCCCGCAGCCGGGAACGGATCGAACGTGA
- a CDS encoding LysR family transcriptional regulator, producing the protein MNLAAIDLNLLVAFDALLGEGSVSAAAHRIGLSQPAMSKRLAHLRQLFADDLFIRHADGVRPTEKALDLADPIRSALRQIEEALGGFGQFSPTRSGRVFRIATTDHLAATLMPSLMASLRSIAPRIAIIIRNLHRQDVVDSLEKGSVDLAITILPDAPTSIKRAPLFHVKWLSIVSVNHPEVRDELTLELFLKYPHLLVTHVGDLKGYIDRMLDDRGLKRTVAMSLPYALAVPAIISRTDMICTLSSGVLDLADWPDVRSFPVPLEYSGYTETMLWHRRNDSDPGQAWLRRLVAGVSATLNPS; encoded by the coding sequence ATGAACTTGGCTGCAATCGACTTGAATCTGCTTGTCGCTTTTGACGCCCTGCTGGGCGAGGGGAGCGTCAGTGCCGCGGCGCACCGCATCGGCCTGAGCCAGCCGGCAATGAGCAAACGGTTGGCTCACTTGCGGCAGCTTTTCGCTGATGATCTTTTTATCCGACATGCAGATGGAGTGCGCCCAACAGAAAAGGCGCTGGACCTTGCCGATCCCATCCGCTCGGCGCTGCGCCAGATTGAAGAAGCGTTGGGCGGCTTCGGGCAATTCTCGCCAACACGGTCTGGTCGGGTTTTCAGGATTGCGACGACAGATCACCTTGCAGCGACTTTGATGCCGAGTTTGATGGCGTCTCTGCGATCAATCGCGCCGAGGATTGCGATCATCATTCGAAATCTTCATCGGCAGGACGTCGTTGATAGCCTTGAGAAGGGATCTGTTGATCTTGCCATTACAATCTTGCCCGACGCGCCGACGAGCATCAAACGCGCTCCTCTTTTTCATGTGAAGTGGCTTTCGATTGTTTCAGTGAACCATCCCGAAGTCCGTGATGAACTGACCCTGGAGTTGTTCTTGAAATATCCGCACTTGCTGGTCACCCACGTGGGTGACTTGAAAGGTTACATCGATCGGATGCTGGACGACCGTGGCCTCAAGCGGACGGTCGCGATGAGCTTGCCCTACGCTCTGGCGGTGCCAGCCATCATTTCTCGTACGGACATGATTTGCACCCTGTCATCCGGTGTGCTCGATTTGGCGGACTGGCCGGATGTAAGGTCCTTTCCTGTGCCTCTCGAATATAGCGGTTACACGGAAACCATGCTTTGGCATCGGCGAAATGATAGTGACCCCGGTCAAGCTTGGCTCCGGCGCTTAGTCGCTGGCGTAAGCGCGACTTTGAATCCCTCCTAA
- a CDS encoding beta-propeller fold lactonase family protein, producing the protein MVPTVYETGELGPPDMNSKDTLSVITSPLSPVPSVTGMEISNSTYGPPGALDLSPDGGFAFVSETYLQRPTGATRLDELPPGNTIRSLNLNSERSVVDSVEIGSRPQAIDVSPLGDLIAAVTVENNRELAFVSVDGGRFGKVASFDLGLEPPTGFIPLKSTWVQWHPSGRYVAVNLVDRNQVAFYEVIRDQSGHVANIHPWGNRVQTNKFPFVGRFSPDGRYYITADLQWGIDTDGFYGVQEGILTSIRLADVGSSGDAARHRVPHIALGGWGSETMAFSPDGRFLVTSNLRGTGKPDGSRDWTERASLSLYELNAETGRLTLHGEWPISSVLPQGLAFDRSGRNVFVGVNRYRNESSPLGAVEIWRIVTEGRPSVVATKGRIRLPPGVHTIVSR; encoded by the coding sequence ATGGTCCCGACTGTCTACGAAACCGGCGAACTCGGTCCTCCAGACATGAACAGCAAGGACACGCTGTCTGTTATCACGTCGCCATTGAGCCCGGTGCCTTCGGTAACAGGGATGGAAATCTCGAACTCGACCTATGGGCCGCCAGGAGCTCTCGATCTCTCGCCGGACGGCGGCTTCGCTTTTGTTTCGGAGACATACCTCCAGCGGCCCACAGGAGCGACCCGTCTCGATGAACTGCCACCAGGCAATACGATCCGCTCCCTAAATCTCAACAGTGAGCGCTCAGTTGTCGACAGCGTGGAAATCGGGAGCCGGCCGCAGGCGATCGACGTGAGCCCATTGGGGGATCTTATCGCCGCGGTTACGGTCGAAAACAATCGCGAGCTTGCCTTTGTTTCGGTCGATGGCGGTCGTTTCGGCAAGGTTGCGAGCTTCGACCTTGGCCTGGAGCCACCAACCGGCTTCATCCCGCTGAAGTCGACCTGGGTGCAGTGGCATCCAAGCGGCCGCTATGTCGCGGTGAATTTGGTGGACCGCAATCAGGTCGCCTTCTATGAGGTAATTCGCGATCAGTCTGGTCACGTCGCAAACATCCATCCGTGGGGCAATCGTGTCCAGACAAACAAATTCCCGTTCGTCGGCCGTTTTTCACCGGACGGGCGCTATTACATCACCGCTGACCTTCAGTGGGGAATTGATACAGATGGCTTTTACGGGGTACAGGAGGGGATTCTGACATCCATCAGGCTCGCGGATGTCGGCTCTTCCGGTGACGCTGCGCGGCACAGGGTTCCCCACATTGCTCTTGGCGGCTGGGGATCGGAGACGATGGCCTTCAGCCCCGACGGCCGCTTCTTGGTCACGTCCAATCTCCGAGGAACTGGAAAGCCGGACGGTTCGCGTGACTGGACGGAGCGGGCCTCCCTCAGCCTCTACGAATTGAATGCCGAAACTGGCCGATTGACGCTTCACGGTGAGTGGCCGATCTCGTCCGTGCTTCCACAGGGTCTCGCCTTCGATCGCAGCGGGCGGAATGTTTTCGTCGGTGTCAACCGATACAGAAACGAAAGTTCTCCGCTCGGAGCAGTCGAGATCTGGCGGATTGTCACCGAAGGTCGTCCATCGGTCGTCGCAACGAAGGGCCGCATCCGGCTGCCACCGGGCGTACACACGATCGTCTCGCGCTGA
- a CDS encoding ROK family transcriptional regulator translates to MNVWTNAPPMLRQISVRAAMEILLHEGPTSRAELAKKTGLSKQTMSEVIRTLEESGWVRVKGVVSGKVGRSAVTYEVAPDAGYVIGIDLGSTTVRVGVVDIAGRILQEIEAPVDGHTGKALVLHLNKLVEASLKKAKAPRNKVLLAAVATPGVVDPERGTLSLAPNMADFGGLDVAKTLREILRCDVIIENDINAAVIGESWKGSSIGLDSLAFISLGTGIGLGTLVNGKLMRGAKGAAGEISYLPFGADPYEPESLERGALECAISARGIVERHRPYESNLTARDVLEQAEDGDVQALTTVEETARLAALLVVSVDAMLDPQKIILGGNVGRHPLMVRLIQEALPACTKRMISVEASALGSRATLMGAVAIALNQLHNALFSPQDLPSEMRLPTLTT, encoded by the coding sequence ATGAACGTCTGGACCAATGCCCCTCCCATGCTTCGCCAGATTTCAGTTCGCGCTGCTATGGAAATCCTCTTGCACGAGGGACCAACCTCACGCGCCGAACTTGCGAAGAAGACCGGGCTTTCGAAGCAGACCATGTCCGAGGTCATACGCACGCTCGAGGAATCCGGTTGGGTGCGCGTCAAAGGTGTCGTCTCCGGAAAGGTCGGACGAAGTGCCGTCACCTACGAGGTGGCTCCGGATGCGGGGTATGTGATTGGCATCGATCTTGGCTCCACGACCGTCCGTGTCGGCGTGGTCGATATTGCCGGAAGGATCCTGCAGGAGATCGAAGCCCCGGTGGATGGCCACACCGGAAAAGCCCTTGTTCTCCATTTGAACAAGCTTGTCGAAGCAAGCCTGAAGAAAGCGAAAGCTCCCCGCAACAAGGTACTGCTCGCCGCAGTAGCGACGCCGGGTGTCGTCGATCCGGAGAGGGGCACGCTGTCACTTGCCCCCAACATGGCAGATTTCGGCGGCCTGGACGTTGCAAAAACCTTGAGGGAGATTCTGCGCTGCGATGTCATTATCGAAAACGACATCAATGCAGCGGTCATTGGCGAGAGCTGGAAGGGTAGCAGTATAGGGCTCGATTCCTTGGCCTTCATCTCGCTCGGCACCGGGATCGGCCTTGGAACGCTGGTGAACGGGAAGCTGATGAGGGGCGCAAAAGGCGCCGCCGGCGAAATCTCCTACCTCCCCTTCGGTGCGGATCCGTATGAACCGGAAAGCCTTGAACGGGGTGCACTGGAATGCGCAATCAGCGCACGCGGCATTGTCGAACGCCATCGCCCATATGAAAGCAACCTGACGGCTCGCGATGTACTTGAGCAGGCAGAGGATGGCGATGTCCAGGCTCTTACGACCGTCGAGGAAACGGCACGGCTGGCGGCCCTTCTGGTAGTCTCCGTCGATGCCATGCTCGACCCGCAGAAGATCATTCTGGGTGGCAATGTCGGGCGGCACCCCTTGATGGTGCGTCTCATCCAAGAGGCGCTGCCTGCTTGCACCAAGCGTATGATTTCCGTCGAGGCCAGCGCGCTCGGCTCGCGCGCCACGTTGATGGGTGCGGTCGCCATCGCACTCAACCAGTTGCACAACGCCCTGTTTTCGCCGCAGGACCTGCCCAGCGAAATGCGCCTGCCGACACTCACGACATAA
- a CDS encoding carbohydrate ABC transporter permease has protein sequence MTNASSPTRLALVALVLVVFLLPPVWLFLSALKPQAEIFQWPPTLWPANPTLENFVNTISRAKFLLFFKNSAIVSVLSAFLSVTISVMAGYALAKFRFKGDTIFFLLIMSSLMVPLQIIMIPVFLVLRDLGLLETLAGVIIAPAATPTGVFLMRQYIVNIPDSLLEAARLDKTPEWRILWRIVVPLSLPAIGTLLAFNLVWRWNDYLWPFLIITDQDQWTVQLAIANSIGRFGIDWPKLLSMSVLSVLPVLVVFTALQRLMMGGIMAGATKE, from the coding sequence ATGACGAACGCCTCTTCGCCAACGCGCCTGGCGCTTGTCGCTCTCGTTCTTGTGGTCTTTCTTCTGCCGCCTGTCTGGCTCTTCCTGTCGGCGCTTAAGCCGCAGGCCGAAATCTTCCAGTGGCCTCCGACCTTGTGGCCGGCGAATCCGACGCTGGAAAATTTCGTGAACACGATCTCGCGCGCCAAGTTCCTGCTTTTCTTCAAGAACTCGGCCATCGTTTCGGTCCTGTCGGCCTTTCTGTCCGTCACGATCAGCGTAATGGCCGGCTATGCGCTGGCGAAGTTCAGGTTCAAAGGCGACACGATCTTCTTCCTGTTGATCATGTCCTCGCTGATGGTACCTCTGCAGATCATCATGATCCCCGTCTTCCTGGTCTTGCGTGATCTCGGGCTCTTGGAAACACTGGCAGGCGTCATCATCGCGCCGGCCGCCACGCCGACCGGCGTGTTTCTGATGCGGCAGTACATCGTCAACATCCCAGACAGCCTGCTCGAAGCAGCGCGTTTGGACAAGACGCCGGAATGGCGTATTTTGTGGCGCATCGTCGTTCCGCTGTCGTTGCCGGCGATCGGAACCCTGCTGGCGTTCAACCTGGTCTGGCGCTGGAACGACTATCTCTGGCCGTTCCTCATCATCACCGATCAAGATCAGTGGACCGTCCAACTCGCGATCGCCAATTCGATCGGACGTTTCGGTATCGATTGGCCGAAGCTGCTCTCCATGTCCGTGCTGTCCGTGCTGCCGGTGCTCGTGGTCTTCACCGCGCTGCAACGCCTAATGATGGGGGGCATTATGGCCGGCGCAACCAAGGAATAA